The stretch of DNA GCCACCTGGTTCAGCTCGCCGGCGCCGACGCCGGAAACCAGCTCGCCCAGCGGGCCCGGATCCGGCAGGCGCGAGGCGATCTGCGGGCACACCCGCGCCGCCAGCAGATCCGCGAACACCCGACCCGGGCCGACCGACCACAGCACCGCCGGATCCCCGGCCAGCACCAGCCGCGCCCCGTCCGGCAGCGACTCGACCAGCAGGGCCGCCGTCTCCACGTCCAGTTGGGGCGCGTCGAGCACGACGAGGAGGTCCAGCGCGAGCGAACCGTCCTCGTCCCGGCCGGGGCCCTCGGCGCCGGACAGCAGTCCGGCCATGGTGGCGACGGCGGACTCGGGCGCCTCCGAGGGCTCCTGCGCCTGCGGGAGCCGCCCGAGAAGCTGCCCGAAGCCGTCCCGGCCGAGCGGGCTGTGGGCGGCGGCCCAGGCGCGCAGCCCGAGACGACCCGCCTCGACGAGCAGCCGCGCGGGCTCGATGTGGGACGCCTCCCCGCCGGTGTGCAGCACCAGTCCGTGCCCGGCCACGGCGCGGAGCAACTCGGCGGCGGAGCCCTGCGCGGAGGTGGCGGCCCGCTCCCAGTCCGTGGCCGAACCGCCTTCCTTCGGCGCGGAGTTGATCAGGCGGGCGAGTCCGTCGGCCAGACTCTCCTCGGCGAGCGCGTACCGCTCCAGGCCGACGAGGACGCGCACCGGACGCCCGCCGTCCTCGTCCGCCTCCTCGGTGGCCGGGGCGTCCTCCAGGGCGTCCTGGAACACCAGGGCCTCGCCCTCCGCCAGCGTGCCGTTCAGGGCCGCCTCGGGGTCGGGCACCGCCCGCTGGGCCAGGGCGGCGGTCAGGGCCGGGGCTTCCAGGGCCGTGTGCCCGGCGAGGGCGGCCTGCTCCAGCAGCCACACGGTGAAGGCCCGCCCGCGGCGCTCGTCGTCCGGGCCGCACTCGGCGCCGAGCAGGGCGCGCGCGAACCCGTCGGCCTGCTCCGGCCGTACGCCGGTGACGTGGAGCAACTGCCAGGGGTCGGCGTGCAGCCGCTCCTCCGCGCCCTCGCCGAGGGCGGCGGCGACCTGGGGGGCGAGCGTCTCCGGTGCGCCGCCCTGGGCCAGCACCCGGCGCACCGCCTGGACGGTCTCCGGCGCCGGCCCGGCGGGCGCGGTGGCGGCCTCGGGTGCCACGGTCCTCGGCCGCGGTGCCGGTTCGGGGGCGGGGCGGCGCGGTGCGGGCTCGGGCTCGGCGAAGACGGTGGCCGAGGGCTTCTCACCGCTCTCCACGGCCCGCACGGCGGCCAGCAGGTCGGCCGCCGTGCCGCTGAGCTTGCCGCCGCTCTCGATCTGCCCCTTCCGCTCGGCCTTCCGCTGCTCGATCCGCTCCCGCTCGACCCGCTGAGCCGCCAACTCGGCCTCGGCCTCGGACCTCTTGCCCCCGTCCGAGCCGTCCGAGGGCTCCGCCTCCGCGCCGGACCGCCCGTCCTCCGCCGAGTCACTGCCGCCCGCGCTCGCGCCGTCCTCCGGGGCGACGCCCTTGCCCGAGGCCGCACCGGCCTCGGAGGCGCCGTCCTCCGAGTTCGCCCCGCCGTCCGAGGCGCCGCCTTCCCCGGCCCCCTCGGCTTCCGAGGCGCCGCTCCCGGCGCTCGTTCCGGCCCCGGAGGCGCCCCCCTCCGCAGCCGCCCCGCCTTCCTGCGCGCTGTTTCCCGACATCCCGCCCCCCGGCGTACCGCCCTCCCCGACCGGGCCGTCGTGGCGGAGGCCGTCGTCCGCCCCGGGGTCCGGGGTGCCAGGCCCCGTCTGTTCCGTGGTCTCCGGCTCCGTGCTCACAGCGTGCTCCAGTCGTGATCGGGATAGCGGTGCACGGGCTCCGACACGTCGTCGAGCGCCCGGCAGATCTCGTCAGGAAGACTAAGCGCCTCCACTGACAACACCGCCGTGAGCTGCTGCGCGTTGCGGGTACCGACGATCGGCGCCGTCACGCCCGGCCGGTCGCGGACCCAGGCGAGGGCCACCTGGAGCGGGGTCACCGCCAGCCCGTCCGCCGCCGTGGACACCGCGTCCACGATGCGGCCCGCCGTGTCGTCCAGGTACGGCTCGACGAACGGCGCCAGGTGTTCCGAGGCGCCCCGCGAGTCCGGCGGCGTCGCGTTGCGGTACTTGCCGGTCAGCACGCCGCGGCCCAGCGGTGAGGACGGCAGCAGGCCGACGCCCAGGTCCAGCGCGGCGGGCAGCACCTCGCGCTCCACGCCGCGTTGCAGCAGCGAGTACTCCATCTGCGTGCTCGCCAGCCGCGTCCGGGTGCCGGGCGCCGCGAGCTGCCAGGTCGCGGCCTTGGCCAGCTGCCAGCCGCAGAAGTTGGAGACGCCCGCGTAGCGCACCCGGCCGCTGCCGACGGCGAGGTCGACCGCGTGGAGGGTCTCCTCCAGCGGTGTGTGCGGGTCGAAGGCGTGGACGTGCCACACGTCGACGTAGTCCGTGCCGAGGCGGGCGAGGGAGGCGTCCAGCGCGGCCAGCAGATGGCCGCGGGAGCCGTCGAAACGCCGGTCCGGGTCCGGCACGCTGCCCGCCTTGGTCGAGAGGACCAGGTCACGGCGGGGCACGAGGCCGTCCATGAGCAGCCCGAGCAGGTACTCGGCCTGTCCGTCGCCGTACACGTCCGCCGTGTCCACGAGGGTGCCGCCCGCCTCCCAGAACACCTTCAGCATGTCCGCGGCGTCGTGCTCGTCGGTGTCCCGGCCCCAGGTGAGGGTGCCGAGGCCGATGCGGGACACGCGCAGGCCCGTACGGCCGAGATGCCTCTGCTCCATGGTCGCGAGATTACTGGCCACGGCTGGTACGTGGGTGACCTGTGGACAACCCGGTCCCCGCCCGCCGGGGCGGCGCCGCGAACCGGCCGTCCCGCAGGTCGTGCACTGCCATGTGCCGTGGCGCCGCGCTAGTGTTCCCCGCACAACGGACGTTACTGATCGGTAAGGGGAACGGCATGCAGCTCGGGATCAACCTCGGCTACTGGGGTGCCGGCATGGACGCGGACAACCTGGCCGTCGCGCAGGAGGCGGACCGCCTCGGATACGCCGTGTGCTGGGCGGCCGAGGCCTACGGCTCGGACGCGGCCACCGTGCTCACCTGGGTCGCAGCGCAGACCGAGCGCATCGACGTGGGCTCGGCCATCTTCCAGATCCCCGCCCGGCAGCCCGCGATGACGGCGATGACGGCCGCCACGCTGGACTCGCTGTCCGGCGGCCGCTTCCGGCTCGGCCTCGGCGTCTCCGGCCCGCAGGTGTCCGAGGGCTGGTACGGCGTGAAGTTCGACAGGCCGCTGGCCCGCACCCGCGAGTACGTCGAGATCGTCCGCAGGGCGATGACGCGGGAATGGCTGACGTACGACGGCGAGCACTGGACGCTGCCGCTGCCGGGCGGTCCCGGCAAGCCGATCAAGCTGACCGTGCACCCGCAGCGTGAGCACATCCCGCTCTACATCGCCGCCATCGGCCCGAAGAACCTGGAGCAGACCGGCGAGATCGCCGACGGCGCGCTGCTCATCTTCCCCTCCGCCGACCACCTCGAGGAGACGGCGGTCAAGCACCTGCGCGCCGGCCGCGAGAAGGCCGGCAAGGGCCTGGACGGCTTCGACGTCTGCCCGACCCTGCCGCTGGCCGTCGGCGACGACAAGGACGTGTCCCGCCTCGCCGACACCTTCCGCCCCTACACCGCGCTGTACGTCGGCGGCATGGGCAGCCGCAAGCAGAACTTCTACAACCAGCTCGCCCGTCGCATGGGCTACGAGAAGGAGGCCGCCGAGATCCAGGAGAAGTACCTGTCCGGCGACAAGCAGGGCGCCGCGGCCGCCGTACCGCAGCAGCTCATCGACCAGACCACACTGCTCGGCTCCGTCGACCGGATCGCGGACCGCATGAAGGCCTACGCCGCGGCGGGGGTGACCACGCTGACCCTCGCCCCCGCGGGCTTCACGCTGGAGGAGCGGCTGGCCTCGCTGCGGGTCGGCACCGAGGCCCTGGAGCGTGCCGGGCTGGCGTGACCGCCCGCCGCGACATGCAGGCGGCGGGGCGGTACGGCGGTGGCTTTTCGCGGCCGTGGTGGGGGCTCGGGGGTCTTCCCCGCCACGGCCGTCATGGAGAACAACGCCTCCGCCGCCGCGCGGTTACGCCCGTGTCCGGCCCCGTTCCGGTCGCCCCGCCGCCCGCCGCACGCTCCTCCGTTCGGCGTAGTGCGCCCTCACCCCTGTTGCGGCACCCCCGCGGTCGCATTCGACTCGAGCCGCGCGGCAGTCGGGCAGGGAGGCGGCCCGCGGTGCTTTGGCCCGGAAGCCTGTTCCAGGAGATCCTCGACCACGACGAGTCCTTCCGGCTGATCTGCTCCATCGAGGCCGGCGGGGAGGCGCGGGGCGGCTGGGAGAACGGCCGGATCGCGGCGCTCGTACCGCCCGGCGAGCGCGGCCTCGCCCCGAAGATCGCCCGCCACGGGGCGGACGAGGACAAGCCCGGCCGGATCCGCGCCCTGCCGTGCAAGCGCGGTGAGTGCGCCTCGCCGCCGCCGGGTACGACCGGACCATCCAGCGGACGCTGCACGCGTACACGCTCGCCGGGATCCGCGTCCACCGCGACGTCAGCCTGGCCGTCATGTCCCGTATGGGCCGCATCCTCGGCTGGTCCCCGGCCAGGTCGGCGCTCCTCGCGGCCGGCATCCACGCCGTGTACGCCTACGAGCGGCTGGTGGGCCGGCGCCGGATGACGACCCTGCGCATGCCCGAGCGCCGCGACGCCCTCGGCGGACCCGCCGCCCAGGCGCCCGCGTTCGCCTGACGGATGACGCGGGACCTACAGCCAGCCCTGCCGTTTGAACAGCCGGTACAGCAGCATCTCCAGAGCGGCCATCAGCAGGATCACCGCCGGGTAGGACCAGAGCCAGTGCAGCTCCGGCATGTGCGTGAAGTTCATGCCGTAGATACCGGCGATCATCGTGGGCACCGCGGCCATGGCCGCCCACGCGGAGATCTTCCGCATGTCGTCGTTCTGCTGGACGCCGGTCTGCGCGAGGTGCGCCGACAGGATGTCCGAGACCAGCCGGTCCAGGCTCTCCACCGAGTCGTTGACCCGGGTCAGATGGTCGCTGACGTCCCGGAAGAACGGCCGCGCCTTGTCGTCCACGAAGGGCACGGCCGGGGTGAACAGGCTCGTGCCGGTGCCGCCCAGGCGGGACATCGGCAGCGCCAGCGGGCCCGTCGCCCGCCGGAACTCCGTGATCCGGCGTTTGAAGGCGTAGATGCGTGAGGCGGAGTGCCGCGAGCCGCCGTCCGGCGAGAAGACCTCCGCCTCCAGCTCCTCCAGGTCCGTCTGGAGCGCGGCGGCCACGTCCAGGTAGTGGTCGACGGTGGTGTCGGCGATGGCGTACAGCACGGCGGTCGGGCCGTGGCCGAGCGTCTCCGGCTCCTGTTCGAGACGGCGCCGTACGGCGGCAAGCCCGTCGCCCTCGCCGTGGCGGACCGTCACCACGAACGAGTCGCCCAGGAAGATCATGATCTCGCCGGTGGAGACGGCGTCGCTGCGCGGCTCGTACACCACGGGCTTGAGCACCACGAACAGGGAGTCGTCGTAGACCTCCAGCTTGGGCCGCTGATGCGCCTTCAGGGCGTCCTCGACCGCCAGGGGATGCAGCGCGAACTCCTCGGTGACCAGGCCGAACTCGTCCTCGCCCGGCTCGTGCAGCCCCACCCACACGAAACCCCCGGCGGCCCGCGCCGCGGCCAGGGCGTCGGAGAGGTCGGCGAAGCCCGGTGTGCGGTGGCCGTCACGGTAGACGGCGCAGTCGACGATCACAGAGCGTGTTCTCCCTTCGTCCGGTCGCCACCCGAAGCGTTCGTACGCCTACCCTGGCCGCATGCCCACGCTGATCCTCGTCAGGCACGGACGTTCCACCGCCAACACCGCCGGACTGCTCGCCGGCTGGACCCCCGGGGTCGCCCTGGACGAACGCGGCACCGCGCAGGCCGCGGCGCTGCCGGGGCGGCTCGGCGGACTGCCGATCGCCGAAGTCGTCACCAGTCCGCTGCAGCGCTGCCGGGAAACCGTACGACCGCTGCTGGACGCCCGGCCGGAACTGACCGCGCACACGGACGAGCGGATCGGCGAGTGCCACTACGGCGACTGGTCCGGCCGCAAGCTCGCCGAGCTCAAGGACGAGCCGCTGATGGAGGTGGTGCAGGCGCACCCCTCGGCGGCCGCGTTCCCCGGGGGCGAGTCCATGCGCGCGATGCAGACCCGCGCCGCCGAGGCGGTGCGCGAGTGGAACGCGCGCGTGGAGCGCGACCACGGCGCCGACGCCGTCTACCTGATGTGCTCCCACGGTGACATCATCAAGTCCCTCGTGGCGGACGCGCTCGGCCTTCATCTGGACCTCTTCCAGAGGATCTCCGTCGAACCCTGCTCCGTCACCGCGATCCGCTACACCAGGTTGCGGCCCTTCCTGGTACGGCTCGGCGACACCGGGGACTTCGCGTCCCTGGCACCGCGTGAGGAGCCGGAGGGCGACGACGCACCGGTCGGGGGCGGCGCGGGCGCACCGTGATCGTCGGCCGCAGTAGGGTGAAGCGGTCGCCCTCGACTTCCCGATTCAGACGTTCTCACGATTCCCATGGAGACAGGACGTGTCCCGTCAGGTGTTCCTCTACGACCCCCCGGACCGCTTCGTGGCCGGCACGGTCGGACTGCCCGGGCGCCGTACGTTCTTCCTCCAGGCCACAGCAGGCCCCCGAGTGACCAGCGTGGCCCTGGAGAAGACCCAGGTCGCCGCGCTCGCCGAGCGCATGGACGAACTGCTGGACGAGGTGCTGCGCCGCAGCGGCGGCAGCGCCGCCGTGCCCGCCATGGCGCCCAGCGAGATCGCCGACACCGGCCCGCTGGACACTCCCATCGAGGAGGAGTTCCGGGTGGGCACCATGGCGCTCGCCTGGGACGGTGAGGAACAGCGCATGATCGTCGAGGCGCAGGCCCTCGTCGAGCTCGACGCGGAGTCCGAGGAGGACCTCGCCGAGGCCGAGGAGCGGCTGCTGCAGGACGAGGAGAACGGTCCCCCGATGCTGCGGGTCCGGCTCACCGGCGCGCAGGCGAGGGCCTTCGCCAAGCGCGCCCTCGACGTCGTCAACGCCGGGCGGCCGCCGTGCCCGCTGTGCAGCCTCCCGCTCGACCCGGAAGGACACGTATGTCCGCGCCAGAACGGATACCGCCGCGGAGCGTGACGCCCGGCGCCGAGCCCGCCGAACTGCTCGCCCAGGGTGAGCTGACCGTGCGCGGCCGCATCCGCGAGGCCTCCAACGCGGCACTGTTCTGCACGGTCGCGTACGACGGCCGGGAGGCGTCCTGCGTGTACAAGCCGGTCGCCGGGGAGCGGCCGCTGTGGGACTTCCCCGACGGCACCCTCGCCGCCCGCGAGGTGGCGGCGTACGAGGTCTCCGAGGCGACCGGCTGGTCCCTGGTGCCGCCCACCGTGCTGCGCGACGGCCCGTACGGCGAGGGCATGGTCCAGCTGTGGATCGAGGCGACCCCGGAAGCCGAACTGCTCGCGCTGCTGGACGCCGAGGAACCCGGACCGGGCTGGAAGGCGATCGGCTTCGCCGAGGTCGGCGAGGGGCGCACGGCACTGCTGGTGCACGCCGACGACGAGCGGCTGCGCCGGATGGCCGTGCTGGACGCGGTGATCAACAACGCCGACCGCAAGGGCGGCCACCTGCTGCCGACCCCGGAGGGACACCTCTACGGCATCGACCACGGCGTCACCTTCAACGTCGAGAACAAGCTGCGCACCCTCCTGTGGGGCTGGGCGGGCGAACCGCTCCCGCCGGAGGTCCTGGCCGTCCTCAAGGCCCTGGAGGACACGCTCCGCGACGGCGCCCCCCTCGCGAGCCGGCTGGCCGCCCTGATCACCGCGGCCGAACTCGACGCCACCCGCGCACGCGTGACCGCGCTGCTCACCTCCGGCGCACACCCCGAGCCGAGCGGCGAGTGGCCGGCGATCCCATGGCCGCCGGTCTGAGAGAACAGGGGTCAACCAGCCATCCGGGGTGGTCCGGTTCGTAGATGGGACCGCGGTCCGGTTACGCTCATGACATGCATGCCTGGCCCGCTTCCGAAGTCCCCGCCCTGCCTGGTGAGGGCCGCGACCTCAGGATCCACGACACCGCGACCGGTGGCCTGGTCACACTCGACCCCGGTCCCGTCGCCCGTATCTATGTCTGCGGCATCACGCCGTACGACGCCACCCACATGGGGCACGCGGCGACCTACAACGCGTTCGACCTCGTGCAGCGCGTGTGGCTCGACACCAAGCGGCAGGTTCACTACGTCCAGAATGTGACCGACGTCGACGATCCCCTGCTGGAGCGGGCGCAGCGCGACGACGTCGACTGGGTGGAGCTGGCCGAGCAGGAGACGGCCCTGTTCCGTGAGGACATGACGGCCCTGCGGATGCTGCCGCCCCGGCACTACATCGGCGCCGTGGAGGCCATACCCGGCATCGTCCCGCTGGTCGAACGACTGCGCGACCTGGGGGCGGCGTACGAGCTCGACGGGGACGTGTACTTCTCCGTCGAGTCCGACCCCCACTTCGGCGAGGTCTCCCGCCTCGACGCGGCGGCCATGCGGCTGCTTTCGGCCGAGCGCGGCGGCGACCCGGACCGCCCGGGCAAGAAGAACCCGCTCGACCCGATGCTGTGGATGGCCGCCCGGGACGGCGAGCCGAGCTGGGACGGGGGCTCCCTCGGCCGCGGCCGGCCCGGCTGGCACATCGAGTGCGTGGCCATCGCCCTGGACCACCTCGGCATGGGCTTCGAGGTGCAGGGCGGCGGATCCGACCTCGCCTTCCCGCACCACGAGATGGGCGCCTCGCACGCCCAGGTGCTCACCGGCGAGTTCCCCATGGCCAAGGCGTACGTCCACGCCGGCATGGTCGCGCTCGACGGCGAGAAGATGTCCAAGTCCAAGGGCAACCTGGTCTTCGTCTCGCGGCTCAGGCGCGACGGCGTCGACCCCGCCGCCATCCGCCTCGCGCTCCTCGCCCACCACTACCGCTCCGACTGGGAGTGGACCGACCGGGTGCTCCAGGAAGCCGGCGAGCGTCTGGACCGCTGGCGCGCGGCCGTCTCCCGTCCCGACGGCCCGTCCGCGGACGGGCTGGTCGAGGAGATCCGCGACGCCCTCGCCGACGACCTGAACGCCCCGGCGGCCCTCGCCGCGGTCGACCGCTGGGTGGCCCTCCAGCAGGAGCACGGCGGCGAGGACACCGGCGCCCCCGGCCTCGCCTCGCGCGCCGTGGACGCCCTGCTGGGCGTGGCTCTCTGACCCGACCGGCCGGACACGGCATCAGGGGCGGTGCGCGTCACGCGCACCGCCCCTGATCCGTTCACTCCTCCGACGCGTCGTTCCCGGCGTCCCCGTCGTCCGGCTCCGCCTTCGGCGGTCGTGGCGGTCGCGACCGTCCGCCGGGGCCGTCCCGCAGATACGAGCCGCCGTCGCCGCCGTCCGCCGTGGCGTGGCCGCCCGACGACGGGCCGCCGTCCCGGCGCCGCAGATACCGCTCGAACTCACGGGCGATCGCCTCGCCCGACGCCTCCGGCAGCTCGGCGGTGTCCCGGGCCTCCTCCAGCGTCTGGACGTACTCCGCGACCTCGCTGTCCTCGGCGGCCAGCTGGTCCACGCCCACCTGCCAGGCACGCGCGTCCTCCGGCAGCTCGCCCAGCGGAATGCGCAGGTCCAGCAGGTCCTCCAGACGGTTGAGGAGGGCCAGCGTCGCCTTCGGGTTCGGCGGCTGCGACACGTAGTGCGGAACCGCCGCCCACAGCGAGACGGCCGGGACACCCGCGTGCGTGCAGGCCTCCTGGAGGATCCCGACGATGCCCGTCGGCCCCTCGTACTTGGTCTCCTCCAGGTCCATGCGGCGGGCCAGATCCGTGTCCGACGTGGTCCCGCTGATGGGGACCGGACGCGTGTGCGGGGTGTCACCGAGCAGCGCGCCCAGGATGACCACCAGCTCCACGCCCAGCTCGTGCGCGAAGCCGAGCAGTTCGTTGCAGAACGAGCGCCAGCGCATGGACGGTTCGATGCCGCGGACCAGCACCAGGTCGCGCGGTTTGTCGCCGCCGACCCGGACCACCGACAACCTGGTCGTCGGCCAGGTGATCCTGCGCACGCCGCCGTCCATGAACACGGTGGGGCGGTTGACCTGGAAGTCGTAGTAGTCCTCGGCGTCCAGCGCCGCGAACACCTCGCCCTTCCACTCCTTCTCCAGATGCGCGACCGCGGTGGAGGCGGCGTCGCCGGCATCGTTCCAGCCCTCGAACGCGGCCACCATGACCGGGTCGATCAGCTCGGGAACCCCCTCGAGCTCGATCACCCAGCGCCTCCTTCCGACGTGCCCTCGCCTGACCCACCAACCTTACGGCGTTCGGCGGGGGCGTCCGCAGCCCCCTTGCACGGGGGAGTGAACGGATCACTGCCCCGTCCGAGTCCTTCGAACACCCATGATCGCCGCCCCCCGCGGCCCCGCCCGTCCTCCGGTCCACACCTCCGATGGATCACCGGGCCGAGCGCAGCCACTGCTCCACGCTCGCGATGTGCACCGTCGCCCACGAACGCGCCGCCTCCGCGTCGCGGTCGCGCAGCGCGCCGAGGATCGCGCGGTGCTCGCGCAGCGTGCGGCCGACCGCGTCCCGCCGGTCCAGTCCGCGCCAGACGCGGGCCCGGGTGGCGGGCCCGGACAACCCGTCGAGCAGGGAGCACAGGACCGAGTTGCCGCAGCCCCGCGCGATGCCCCGGTGGAACTCCAGATCGCAGGCGACCAGCTCCTCCACCGAGGGATCGCCGCCGAGTGCGTCCAACCGGGCGTCGAGCACGTCCAGTTGCTCCTCGCTGATGCGGGACGCCGCCATCGCGGTCGCGGCCGGCTCCAGGATGCGGCGCACCGCCAGGAATTCCAGCACCGTGTCGTCGCGGTGGAAGTCGACGACGAACCCCATTGCCTCCAGGAGCAGTTGAGGATCCAGGCTGGTGACGTACGTGCCGTCGCCCTGCCGCACGTCCAGGATCCGGATCAGGGACAGCGCCCGCACGGCCTCCCGCAGGGAGTTGCGCGACAGCCCCAGTTCGGCGGCGAGTTCGCTCTCCTTGGGCAGCCGGTCGCCGGGCCGCAGCGCACCGGAGACGATCATCCCCTTGATCTTCTCGATCGCCTCGTCGGTCACCGCCATGACCGGCCTCCCCAGGGCGCTCAGACATCGGATGTCTCGGTCCATTATGGAGGTTCCCCGGACCGGCCCGGGAGGAAAACGCACAGCTCGGCGCCGCAGTCGGCACCCCTTGCGGGGGAGCCGGCCGCGGCGCCGGCCCGGCGGCTTTGCTCACTGCCCGTCGGGCCGCCTCCGGTCGAGCAGGCCCCGCACCTTTGCCCGTACCTCGTCCGTGGCCAGGCCGCGGATCGTCAGCGTCGTACGCCGGCGCAGCACGTCGTCCGCCGTCTGGGCCCACTCGTGGTCCCGGGCCCAGACGACCTGCGCCCAGATCTCCGGGGCGTCCGGGTGGACCCGCTCGCCCAGCTCCGGGTTCTCGTTGGCCAGCCGGGCGATGTCGAAGGCCAGCGAACCGTAGTGCGTGGCCAGGTGCTTGGCGGTGTCGGCCGCCATGCGCGGACCGGGCGCCGGACGGTCCACGAGGAGCCGGTGGGCGACCGCCCGCGGGTTGGCGATGCCCGGCAGCGGCAGCCGCTTCGGCAGGGAGGAGATCGGCTCGAAGTCCTCGCCCAGCGGGGCGCTCGGCAGGGACTCCAGCTTCCTCATCACCGTCCGGCCGATGTGCCGGAAGGTGGTCCACTTGCCGCCCGCCACGGACAGCATGCCGCCCCTGCCCTCCGTCACCACCGTCTCGCGCCTGGCCTTGGCGGTGTCCCCGGGGCCGCCCGGCAGCACCCGCAGCCCGGCGAACGCGTACGTGATCAGGTCGCGGTCGAGCTGCCGGTCGCGTACGGAGAACGCGGCCTCGTCGAGTATCTGGGTGATGTCCTTGTCGTCGACCGCCACATCGGCCGGGTCGCCCTCGTACTCCTCGTCGGTCGTGCCGAGCAGCAGCATGTCCTCCCAGGGGAGGGCGAAGGTGATGCGGTACTTGTCGATCGGCGTGGCCAGCGCGGCCTTCCACGGGGAGGTGCGCTTCAGCACCAGGTGGGCGCCCTTGGACAGGCGGATCGACGGCCCCGCGTTCGGGTCCTCCATTCTGCGCAGGTGGTCCACCCAGGGGCCGGTCGCGTTCAGCACCAGGCGGGCGTCCACCCCGAACTCCTCGCCGGACAGCCGGTCCCTCAGCTCGGCGCCGGTGACCCGGCCCCGGGTGAAGCGCAGACCGGTCACCTCGGCGTGGTTGAGGACGACCGCGCCCGACTCGACGGCGGCGCGGACCGTCATCAGCGCCATGCGCGCGTCGTTCATCTGGTCGTCGCCGTAGACGGCCACCGCCCTGAGGTTCTCGGTGCGCAGCTCCGGCACGTCCTGCGCGGCCCTCGCCGGGCTGAGCAGGTGGCCCACACCGTCGCCGAAGGCGGACAGCGCGGAGTAGGCGAACACGCCCGCCCCGAGCTTCGCCGCGCCGTGCGGCCCGCCCTTGTACACGGGGAGATAGAAGGTGAGCGGGTTCGCCAGATGGGGAGCCACCTGGCGGGAGACCGCACGGCGCTCGAAGTGGTTCTCCGCCACCAGCTTCACCGCGCCGGTCTGCAGATAGCGCAGGCCCCCGTGGAGCAGCTTGGAGGAGGCGGAGGAGGTGGCGCCGGCGAAGTCGCCGGCGTCGACCAGGGCCACCCTGAGACCGGACTGCGCGGCGTGCCAGGCGGTGGAGATGCCCAGGATGCCGCCGCCGATCACGAGGAGGTCGTAGGCCGCCCTCGAGAGCTGCTCCCGGGTCTCGGCACGGCTCGGGTTCGGGCCGAAGGACGGAACCGTTCCCAGGGCGGGCACGGACTGCAGGGTGGACTGACCGGTCATCGCTTGTTCTTGCTCCTCGTCAGCTTTCGTCAGCTTTCGTCGGTTTTCATCAGCTCTCGTCGTCGAGCCAGCCCATGGTCCTCTCGACGGCCTTGAGCCAGTTCTTGTACTCACGGTCGCGGATGTCCGCGTCCATGCGGGGGGTCCATTCGGCGGCCCGGCGCCAGTTGGCGCGCAGGTCGTCGGTGCTGCTCCAGAAACCGACGGCGAGACCGGCGGCGTAGGCGGCACCGAGGCAGGTGGTCTCGGCGACCATCGGGCGCACCACGGGGGCGTCCAGGAAGTCCGCGAGCATCTGCATCAGCAGGTTGTTGGAGGTCATGCCGCCGTCGACCTTCAGCGCCGTCAGCTCGACACCGGAGTCCTTGGTCATGGCG from Streptomyces sp. 6-11-2 encodes:
- a CDS encoding SCO1664 family protein; translation: MSAPERIPPRSVTPGAEPAELLAQGELTVRGRIREASNAALFCTVAYDGREASCVYKPVAGERPLWDFPDGTLAAREVAAYEVSEATGWSLVPPTVLRDGPYGEGMVQLWIEATPEAELLALLDAEEPGPGWKAIGFAEVGEGRTALLVHADDERLRRMAVLDAVINNADRKGGHLLPTPEGHLYGIDHGVTFNVENKLRTLLWGWAGEPLPPEVLAVLKALEDTLRDGAPLASRLAALITAAELDATRARVTALLTSGAHPEPSGEWPAIPWPPV
- the mshC gene encoding cysteine--1-D-myo-inosityl 2-amino-2-deoxy-alpha-D-glucopyranoside ligase; translated protein: MHAWPASEVPALPGEGRDLRIHDTATGGLVTLDPGPVARIYVCGITPYDATHMGHAATYNAFDLVQRVWLDTKRQVHYVQNVTDVDDPLLERAQRDDVDWVELAEQETALFREDMTALRMLPPRHYIGAVEAIPGIVPLVERLRDLGAAYELDGDVYFSVESDPHFGEVSRLDAAAMRLLSAERGGDPDRPGKKNPLDPMLWMAARDGEPSWDGGSLGRGRPGWHIECVAIALDHLGMGFEVQGGGSDLAFPHHEMGASHAQVLTGEFPMAKAYVHAGMVALDGEKMSKSKGNLVFVSRLRRDGVDPAAIRLALLAHHYRSDWEWTDRVLQEAGERLDRWRAAVSRPDGPSADGLVEEIRDALADDLNAPAALAAVDRWVALQQEHGGEDTGAPGLASRAVDALLGVAL
- a CDS encoding PAC2 family protein — encoded protein: MIELEGVPELIDPVMVAAFEGWNDAGDAASTAVAHLEKEWKGEVFAALDAEDYYDFQVNRPTVFMDGGVRRITWPTTRLSVVRVGGDKPRDLVLVRGIEPSMRWRSFCNELLGFAHELGVELVVILGALLGDTPHTRPVPISGTTSDTDLARRMDLEETKYEGPTGIVGILQEACTHAGVPAVSLWAAVPHYVSQPPNPKATLALLNRLEDLLDLRIPLGELPEDARAWQVGVDQLAAEDSEVAEYVQTLEEARDTAELPEASGEAIAREFERYLRRRDGGPSSGGHATADGGDGGSYLRDGPGGRSRPPRPPKAEPDDGDAGNDASEE
- a CDS encoding FadR/GntR family transcriptional regulator, coding for MAVTDEAIEKIKGMIVSGALRPGDRLPKESELAAELGLSRNSLREAVRALSLIRILDVRQGDGTYVTSLDPQLLLEAMGFVVDFHRDDTVLEFLAVRRILEPAATAMAASRISEEQLDVLDARLDALGGDPSVEELVACDLEFHRGIARGCGNSVLCSLLDGLSGPATRARVWRGLDRRDAVGRTLREHRAILGALRDRDAEAARSWATVHIASVEQWLRSAR
- a CDS encoding glycerol-3-phosphate dehydrogenase/oxidase → MTGQSTLQSVPALGTVPSFGPNPSRAETREQLSRAAYDLLVIGGGILGISTAWHAAQSGLRVALVDAGDFAGATSSASSKLLHGGLRYLQTGAVKLVAENHFERRAVSRQVAPHLANPLTFYLPVYKGGPHGAAKLGAGVFAYSALSAFGDGVGHLLSPARAAQDVPELRTENLRAVAVYGDDQMNDARMALMTVRAAVESGAVVLNHAEVTGLRFTRGRVTGAELRDRLSGEEFGVDARLVLNATGPWVDHLRRMEDPNAGPSIRLSKGAHLVLKRTSPWKAALATPIDKYRITFALPWEDMLLLGTTDEEYEGDPADVAVDDKDITQILDEAAFSVRDRQLDRDLITYAFAGLRVLPGGPGDTAKARRETVVTEGRGGMLSVAGGKWTTFRHIGRTVMRKLESLPSAPLGEDFEPISSLPKRLPLPGIANPRAVAHRLLVDRPAPGPRMAADTAKHLATHYGSLAFDIARLANENPELGERVHPDAPEIWAQVVWARDHEWAQTADDVLRRRTTLTIRGLATDEVRAKVRGLLDRRRPDGQ